In Betaproteobacteria bacterium, the genomic window AAGCACAGCGTCTCTGCGCCCCTCCCTGGCGCGGGGGGTTTGCCGCCGCAGCGGTTTAGAGCGCGCTTGCGGCGAAGGTGTTGCACTGGTTCATGTCGCCGCTGTCGAAGCCGCGGCGGAACCAGCGCACGCGCTGGGCCGAGGTGCCGTGGGTGAAGCTTTCCGGGACGATATGGCCGCGGGACTGCTGTTGCAGGCGGTCATCCCCGATGGCGGTGGCGGCGGTGAGGGCTTCTTCCAGGTCGCCGGGTTCGAGGACGTCCTTCATGGTCGCGGTGCGCTTGCCCCAGACGCCGGCCAGACAGTCGGCCTGGAGTTCCAGGCGCACCGAGAGGGCGTTGCCCTCGGCTTCCCGGGAGCGCTGGCGCGCTTCCTGCACCTTGGCGGAAATGCCCAGCAGGTTCTGCACGTGGTGGCCCACTTCATGGGCGATGACGTAAGCCTGGGCGAAGTCGCCGGGGGCCCGGAAGCGCTCTTTTAGGTCGCGGAAAAAGGCGAGGTCGATATAGACCTTGTGGTCGCCCGGGCAGTAGAAGGGCCCCATGGCCGACTGGCCGGTGCCGCAGGCGGTGGGGGTGGAGCCGGTGAACAGCACCAGTTTGGGGTCTTCGTAACGGCGGCCGGAAGACTGGAAGATGTCGTGCCAGACGTCTTCCGTCGAGGCGAGGACGCGGGACACGAAACGGGCCATGGGGTCGTCGGCCGGCGGGCGCTGGGCCGGGGCTTCCTGGCGGGCGCTGGGAACCTGCTCCACCAGGCCCAGGAGGGTCATGGGGTTGATGCCGGTGAAGTAGCTCACGACCAGGGCGAGAACGACGCCCCCGAGGCCCAGGCGGCCACCCGCCAGGCCGCCGCGGCCGCCGCCGCTGCCGCGGCGGTCCTCGACGTTGTCGCTTTCTCTTTGGTCTTCCAGGCGCATGGCGCGCTCCTCAAGGGAAAAGACGCGGGGCGTCTTTGGTCATCAGTCAGACAAGTTCAGTTCTGTTCGGCACGCCTCGGCATCGACGCAGCCCAAATCAACGGACTGCGGGTGCCTTCCTGCCGCCCCCGGCGCATGGCCGTCGGGCTCGCCTTTCAGCGGTAGCGATTGATGGCATCCCGCGTTTCCCGTGCGGCCGCCCTGGCGGCACTGGCGAAATCCTCGCCCTGGCCCGCGTAGAGAATGGCGCGGGAGGAGTTGATCATCAATCCGGTGCCGGCGGCGCTGCGGCCGGCCTGGACGGTGGCTTCGACGTCGCCGCCCTGGGCGCCGATGCCCGGTACCAGCAGCGGAAGGTCGCCGGTGATCTGGCGCACCCGGGCGATTTCGGCCGGGAAGGTGGCCCCCACCACCAGAGCGCACTGGCCGGTGCTGTTCCATTCCCTGGCCACCAGGCGGGCGACGCGCTCATAGAGGCGCTCCGGGGCGGCGGGGCCGCCCACGTCGAGAAATTGCAGGTCGCTGCCGCCCGGGTTGGAGGTGCGGCAGAGCAGGATCACGCCCTTCTCCGGGTAGGCCAGATAGGGCTCGACCGAGTCGCGGCCCATATAGGGATTGACCGTGATGGCATCGGCCCGGAAACGCTCGAAGGCTTCCACCGCGTACTGCTCGGCGGTGGAGCCGATGTCGCCGCGCTTGGCA contains:
- a CDS encoding neutral zinc metallopeptidase; this encodes MRLEDQRESDNVEDRRGSGGGRGGLAGGRLGLGGVVLALVVSYFTGINPMTLLGLVEQVPSARQEAPAQRPPADDPMARFVSRVLASTEDVWHDIFQSSGRRYEDPKLVLFTGSTPTACGTGQSAMGPFYCPGDHKVYIDLAFFRDLKERFRAPGDFAQAYVIAHEVGHHVQNLLGISAKVQEARQRSREAEGNALSVRLELQADCLAGVWGKRTATMKDVLEPGDLEEALTAATAIGDDRLQQQSRGHIVPESFTHGTSAQRVRWFRRGFDSGDMNQCNTFAASAL
- the pyrF gene encoding orotidine-5'-phosphate decarboxylase, producing MTFTAQLAAAWEKNDSLLCVGLDPDPARFPAHLKGRDDAIFTFCAAIADATADLVCCFKPQIAYFAARRAEDQLEALIAHLHAKHPGIPVILDAKRGDIGSTAEQYAVEAFERFRADAITVNPYMGRDSVEPYLAYPEKGVILLCRTSNPGGSDLQFLDVGGPAAPERLYERVARLVAREWNSTGQCALVVGATFPAEIARVRQITGDLPLLVPGIGAQGGDVEATVQAGRSAAGTGLMINSSRAILYAGQGEDFASAARAAARETRDAINRYR